In one Desulfoferula mesophila genomic region, the following are encoded:
- a CDS encoding xanthine dehydrogenase family protein molybdopterin-binding subunit: MNHDYIGKAMPRYDARGQVNGQACYVDDIKLPGMKCVKVLRSPVHKGVIRRLDFGKAMSVPGVVGFITAQDIPGKNAFGRFQDMPVLAPDNRVRYQGEPIAAVVAADEDTALEALALAELDIEEQTPVFDMFEAMKPDAPLVRHDSTSNLWVHYPPDITEVTMIKGQVDEGMAQADQVIEGRYSTGMQDHAPMEPNVSVAHHDEMGRLVIHTVSQTIYAHLGMLCNILAMPMSQIRYIGGRVGGAFGGKNDIHTDHIAALAVLKFGHPVKYRLTREEDLQFTTKRGAFVLEFKTGVKKDGRLTACRIDIWHDTGAYAGMSPYGLEKCAMFAPGSYDYPHIKVTARTIFTNRPISSSMRGFSVINGQLASEIHMNRVAEALGMDPWELRFLNAWRDGDQGVTGYKVRGAGALEAMKKAAELAGVKLPDRLMSMSSRGRQAS; encoded by the coding sequence ATGAACCACGATTACATAGGCAAGGCCATGCCGCGCTACGACGCCCGGGGCCAAGTCAACGGCCAGGCGTGCTACGTGGACGACATCAAGCTGCCGGGCATGAAGTGCGTCAAGGTCCTGCGCAGCCCCGTGCACAAGGGCGTCATCCGCCGTCTCGATTTCGGCAAGGCCATGAGCGTACCCGGCGTGGTGGGCTTTATCACCGCCCAGGACATCCCCGGCAAGAACGCCTTCGGACGTTTTCAGGACATGCCCGTGCTGGCGCCTGACAACCGGGTCCGCTACCAAGGCGAGCCCATCGCCGCGGTGGTGGCCGCCGACGAGGACACGGCCCTGGAGGCGCTGGCCCTCGCGGAGCTGGATATCGAGGAACAGACACCGGTATTCGACATGTTCGAGGCCATGAAGCCCGACGCGCCCCTGGTGCGTCACGATTCCACCAGCAACCTTTGGGTGCACTATCCTCCGGACATCACCGAAGTGACCATGATAAAGGGGCAAGTCGATGAAGGCATGGCCCAGGCCGATCAGGTGATAGAGGGGCGCTACTCCACCGGGATGCAGGACCACGCGCCCATGGAGCCCAACGTTTCGGTGGCTCACCACGACGAGATGGGGCGCTTGGTCATCCACACGGTCAGCCAGACCATCTACGCCCACCTGGGCATGCTCTGCAACATCCTGGCCATGCCCATGAGCCAGATCCGCTACATCGGCGGCCGAGTGGGCGGGGCCTTTGGCGGCAAGAACGACATCCACACCGACCATATCGCCGCCCTGGCGGTTTTGAAATTCGGTCATCCGGTCAAGTACCGCCTGACGCGCGAAGAGGACCTGCAGTTCACCACCAAGCGCGGCGCTTTTGTCTTGGAATTCAAGACCGGGGTGAAAAAGGACGGCCGCCTCACCGCCTGCCGCATCGACATCTGGCACGACACGGGCGCCTACGCGGGAATGTCGCCCTACGGCCTGGAAAAGTGCGCCATGTTCGCGCCGGGGTCTTACGATTATCCGCACATCAAGGTGACGGCCCGCACCATCTTCACCAACCGGCCCATATCCAGCTCCATGCGCGGCTTTTCCGTGATCAACGGCCAGTTGGCCTCGGAGATTCACATGAACCGGGTGGCCGAGGCCCTGGGCATGGATCCCTGGGAGCTGCGTTTCCTCAACGCCTGGCGCGACGGAGACCAGGGCGTGACCGGATACAAGGTGCGCGGTGCCGGGGCGTTGGAGGCCATGAAAAAAGCGGCCGAGCTGGCGGGCGTCAAGCTGCCGGACAGGCTGATGTCCATGAGTTCGCGGGGGAGGCAGGCATCATGA
- a CDS encoding (2Fe-2S)-binding protein: protein MTHILSFVLNGAPVQALVKPSDSLLDVLREKLDVTSPKRGCDSGDCGACTVLLEGVTVRACLTCALTVEGKQVVTVEGISPGGKLQPLQEAIIHHGGTQCGFCTSGMVVSATALLAKNPHPQRHEIAEEMSGNLCRCGCYEEITQAILDTARKGE, encoded by the coding sequence ATGACCCATATACTGAGCTTCGTACTTAACGGCGCGCCGGTGCAGGCCTTGGTCAAGCCCAGCGACAGCCTGTTGGACGTATTGCGGGAAAAGCTGGACGTGACCAGCCCCAAGCGCGGCTGCGACAGCGGTGACTGCGGAGCCTGCACCGTGTTGCTGGAAGGTGTGACGGTGCGCGCTTGCTTGACCTGCGCCCTCACCGTCGAAGGCAAGCAGGTGGTCACGGTGGAAGGGATAAGTCCGGGCGGCAAGCTGCAGCCCTTGCAGGAAGCCATCATACATCATGGCGGCACCCAGTGCGGTTTTTGCACCTCGGGGATGGTGGTGAGCGCCACCGCCCTTTTGGCCAAAAATCCCCACCCCCAGCGGCATGAGATAGCCGAGGAGATGTCGGGCAACTTGTGCCGCTGTGGCTGCTACGAGGAAATTACCCAGGCTATTCTGGACACGGCCCGCAAGGGCGAATAG
- a CDS encoding FadR/GntR family transcriptional regulator yields the protein MASINKEKLATRVIDEIKRMITAGELREGDKLPNQNEFAEQLGVSRTVLREALHTLGILGVVEQRPKIGTVIIASAPLIYTEHINAPLINDPTAAVELIEVRRVVEVGAVELAAANASAKQVKQLGRLLKDMEKLQEKGETEAYGKKNMMFHLLIAEASGNRFMGHLLATIRGFMERWTTESLSALPGLPQRSVKAHQEIYQAIADHDPAAASEAMRRHIEDFRISLEDYHRHHPEALHKAQAK from the coding sequence ATGGCGTCCATCAATAAAGAGAAGCTGGCCACCCGGGTCATAGACGAGATTAAGCGCATGATCACCGCCGGAGAGCTGCGCGAAGGCGACAAGCTCCCCAACCAAAACGAGTTTGCCGAGCAACTCGGCGTAAGCCGCACCGTCCTGCGGGAGGCCCTCCATACCTTGGGCATTCTGGGGGTCGTGGAGCAACGGCCCAAGATAGGCACGGTGATCATAGCCAGCGCCCCGTTGATTTACACCGAGCATATCAACGCTCCGCTCATCAACGACCCCACCGCCGCGGTGGAGTTGATAGAGGTGCGCCGGGTGGTGGAAGTGGGAGCGGTGGAGTTGGCGGCGGCCAACGCCTCGGCCAAGCAGGTCAAGCAGTTGGGGCGCCTGCTCAAGGACATGGAAAAGCTGCAGGAGAAAGGCGAAACCGAAGCCTACGGCAAAAAGAACATGATGTTCCACCTGCTCATCGCCGAGGCTTCGGGCAACCGCTTCATGGGGCATCTCCTGGCCACCATAAGGGGCTTCATGGAGCGCTGGACCACCGAGTCCTTGTCGGCCCTGCCCGGTCTACCGCAGCGCTCGGTAAAAGCCCACCAGGAGATTTACCAGGCCATCGCCGATCACGACCCCGCCGCGGCCAGTGAGGCCATGCGGCGTCATATTGAGGATTTCCGCATCAGCCTCGAAGACTATCACCGCCACCATCCCGAAGCCTTGCACAAGGCCCAGGCCAAATAG
- a CDS encoding xanthine dehydrogenase family protein molybdopterin-binding subunit — MKKTGTGMCLVLHPTGRKGGGDPSQAVIQLKPDGSLLLKVGAVDHGQGALTILRQVAADAMDVDIDTVSASNRSDDLAPLSAGSAASRVTLVDPHAVVEAAKDLRAKIAAFAAHRLEIPLEEVELADGKAFAKDNPHHHMTFAEIGMIANLGEGKILVGTGAWQPAPVQGHDPETGHLDQESVISFGCCVAEVSVDTGTGEVDVTKLVQVWEVGKAINPLMVRQQINGGLQIGMGLALRENLFPYYPDPANGVQSLADYSMPTFMDYPPELIPGIEEVPHPMGVKGAKGFSEGSATAPGPAIISAIHDAIGVWIHQVPATPEVVLRAIAAQESGGATDYGPNQ, encoded by the coding sequence ATGAAAAAGACTGGTACGGGCATGTGCTTGGTGTTGCATCCCACCGGACGCAAGGGGGGAGGCGATCCCAGCCAGGCCGTCATTCAACTGAAACCCGACGGCAGCTTGCTGCTGAAGGTGGGCGCGGTGGATCACGGGCAGGGGGCCCTGACCATCCTGCGCCAGGTGGCGGCCGACGCCATGGACGTGGATATCGACACGGTGAGCGCCAGCAACCGCTCCGACGATTTGGCCCCGCTGAGCGCCGGCAGCGCGGCCAGCCGGGTAACCCTGGTGGACCCCCACGCGGTTGTGGAGGCGGCCAAGGATCTTCGCGCAAAGATCGCGGCCTTTGCGGCCCACCGCCTGGAGATACCGCTGGAGGAGGTGGAGTTGGCCGACGGCAAGGCCTTTGCCAAGGACAACCCCCACCACCACATGACCTTCGCCGAAATCGGCATGATTGCCAACTTGGGTGAGGGAAAGATCTTGGTGGGTACCGGGGCCTGGCAGCCCGCCCCCGTCCAGGGACACGATCCCGAGACCGGTCACCTGGACCAGGAGAGCGTGATCTCCTTTGGTTGCTGCGTGGCCGAGGTGAGTGTGGACACCGGCACCGGAGAGGTGGATGTGACCAAGTTGGTGCAGGTCTGGGAGGTGGGCAAGGCCATCAACCCGTTGATGGTAAGGCAACAGATCAACGGCGGCTTGCAGATAGGCATGGGGCTCGCCCTAAGAGAAAACCTGTTCCCCTACTACCCCGACCCGGCCAACGGCGTCCAGTCGCTGGCCGATTATTCCATGCCCACTTTCATGGACTATCCCCCCGAGTTGATTCCCGGCATAGAAGAAGTGCCGCATCCCATGGGGGTCAAGGGGGCCAAGGGGTTTTCCGAGGGCAGCGCCACCGCGCCCGGACCGGCCATCATTTCCGCCATCCACGACGCGATAGGGGTTTGGATCCACCAGGTGCCGGCCACCCCGGAGGTGGTGCTCAGGGCCATCGCGGCCCAGGAGAGCGGCGGGGCCACGGATTATGGGCCCAACCAGTAG
- the istB gene encoding IS21-like element helper ATPase IstB has translation MKDQDKPTVLLEYHLKKLKLPTILREYAAMAKVCSQDRSDYMTYLLRLTERELLDREKRAAERRIKQAAFPVIKTMDTFDFKAQPSINQQLVRELMRGEYIAKKENVLLIGNSGTGKTHLASAMAFAACAQGSKVKFYSATALVTELMECREERRLQRLQKQLQRLHLLVIDELGYVPFSKIGAQMLFEVVGRAYEQQSLMITTNLPFQQWTEVFGSERLTGALLDRLTHRCHIIEANGESYRLRQAKRRSQAKPKTN, from the coding sequence ATGAAGGACCAGGACAAACCCACCGTGCTCTTGGAGTACCACCTCAAAAAGCTGAAGCTGCCCACCATTCTCCGGGAATACGCGGCCATGGCCAAGGTCTGCAGCCAAGACCGCTCCGATTACATGACCTACCTGCTGCGCCTGACCGAGCGGGAGCTTCTGGACCGCGAGAAGCGGGCAGCCGAAAGGCGCATCAAGCAAGCCGCCTTTCCGGTGATCAAGACCATGGACACCTTTGATTTCAAGGCACAGCCCTCCATCAATCAGCAGTTGGTCAGGGAGCTGATGAGGGGCGAGTACATCGCCAAAAAGGAAAACGTGCTCCTGATCGGAAACTCCGGCACCGGCAAGACCCACCTGGCCAGCGCCATGGCCTTTGCGGCCTGCGCCCAGGGAAGCAAGGTGAAATTCTACAGCGCCACCGCCCTGGTCACAGAGCTCATGGAATGCCGCGAGGAAAGACGTCTGCAACGCCTGCAGAAACAGCTCCAGCGCCTACACCTGCTGGTCATCGATGAACTGGGCTATGTGCCCTTCTCCAAGATAGGCGCTCAAATGCTATTCGAGGTGGTGGGTAGGGCATATGAACAACAAAGCCTCATGATCACCACCAATCTCCCTTTCCAGCAATGGACGGAGGTCTTCGGCTCCGAAAGACTCACCGGTGCACTGCTGGACAGACTGACCCATAGGTGCCACATCATCGAGGCCAATGGAGAAAGCTACCGGCTCCGCCAAGCCAAAAGACGATCCCAGGCAAAGCCCAAAACCAACTAA
- a CDS encoding DEAD/DEAH box helicase — protein sequence MSIESFEEFGLSPQINRALLSLGHQTPTPVQAAAIPAVLEGRDLLGCSQTGTGKTGAFALPILQTLSQSGGRPRRGSARCLVLTPTRELALQIADSFKGYGRNLRLSLAAVYGGVGQMPQVRACARGIDVLVATPGRLLDLIRQGHLSLGNLEILVLDEADRMLDMGFLPDIKRVLAMIPDRRQTLFFSATMPPAIAQLAGSILDRPVKVQITPSAVPVERIAQRVMFATQSEKRALLGQVLGGVDVDRVLVFTRTKHGADRVVRQLAQGGVSAEGIHGNKSQNARQRALANFRSGATRVLVATDIASRGIDVEGVTHVINYDLPNEPECYVHRIGRTARAGADGVAISFCSAEERSCLRAIERLIKRSVPVQGPNAPKDGGGSKKYGKSSRRRPRRTGSARAAA from the coding sequence ATGTCTATCGAATCATTCGAAGAATTCGGATTGAGCCCCCAGATCAACCGCGCTCTGCTCTCCCTGGGGCACCAAACCCCCACCCCGGTGCAGGCCGCGGCCATCCCGGCGGTGCTCGAGGGCCGCGATCTGTTGGGCTGTTCGCAGACCGGCACCGGCAAGACCGGCGCCTTCGCCCTGCCCATCCTACAGACGCTGTCCCAGAGCGGGGGGCGCCCCCGCCGGGGCTCGGCCCGCTGCCTGGTCCTGACCCCCACCCGCGAGTTGGCCCTGCAGATCGCCGACAGTTTCAAGGGCTACGGCCGCAATCTCCGGCTTTCCCTGGCGGCGGTCTATGGCGGCGTGGGGCAGATGCCCCAGGTGCGGGCCTGCGCCCGGGGAATCGACGTACTAGTGGCCACCCCCGGCCGCTTGCTGGACCTGATTCGTCAGGGCCACCTGTCTCTGGGCAACCTGGAGATATTGGTGCTCGACGAGGCCGACCGCATGCTGGACATGGGCTTTTTGCCCGACATTAAGCGGGTGTTGGCCATGATACCCGACCGACGCCAGACTCTTTTCTTTTCCGCCACCATGCCCCCGGCCATCGCCCAATTGGCGGGCAGCATCCTGGACCGTCCCGTCAAGGTGCAGATCACGCCTTCGGCGGTGCCGGTGGAGCGCATCGCCCAGCGGGTCATGTTCGCCACCCAGAGCGAAAAGCGCGCCCTGCTGGGCCAGGTGCTCGGCGGCGTGGACGTCGATCGCGTGTTGGTGTTCACCCGCACCAAACACGGCGCCGACAGGGTTGTGCGCCAGCTGGCCCAGGGCGGGGTGAGCGCCGAGGGCATCCACGGCAACAAATCGCAAAACGCCCGCCAGCGGGCCCTGGCCAACTTCCGCAGCGGCGCCACGCGGGTGTTGGTGGCCACCGACATCGCCTCCCGGGGCATCGACGTTGAAGGCGTCACCCATGTCATCAACTATGACCTGCCCAACGAGCCCGAGTGCTACGTGCACCGCATCGGACGCACGGCCCGCGCCGGGGCGGATGGGGTGGCCATATCCTTTTGCAGCGCCGAGGAACGCTCCTGCCTGCGCGCCATAGAGCGCCTCATCAAGCGCTCCGTGCCGGTGCAGGGCCCGAACGCCCCGAAAGATGGCGGCGGCTCCAAAAAATACGGCAAGAGCTCCCGGCGCCGTCCGCGCCGTACAGGCTCGGCTCGGGCCGCGGCCTAA
- the istA gene encoding IS21 family transposase, producing MDQWARIRLELRDGQASKRELMRREGIHWDTLQKIQNFPEPPGYRLSTPRAKPKLGPYLELIARIIKEDKKVPKKQRHTATRIYHRIKEAGYQGKYTQVKEAVRAIKRVSQEVYMPLVHRPGEAQVDFGYALAKVSGELRKIALFIMALPYSDAFFVAAFDKECSESYWEGHARAFEFFGGVPHRISYDNSKVLVSKIIGPHERKLTDGFLKLQSHYLFREHFCRVRRPNEKGVVEGVVKYARQNFLVPVPQVKDLAELNAMLLRQCRDDMKRRLRGKGGSKAEVLQEDQTAFVPLPPSRFDACRKQPTRANSLSLVRFDDNDYSVPVACAHHEIVAKGYVDRVVLCHHDVVVARHSRSWGKEGVFFDYRHYLPLLERKPGSLDHARPLADLDLSECFEVLRRRLVAGEDMPGQGTRKYIKVLRLLEDHSMARLKRAVEQALYAGAYAPEAIVHLLEPPSSGPAATFLLDGREHLGRVSVAGPDITVYDSLLAQGGALS from the coding sequence ATGGATCAATGGGCCCGGATCAGACTTGAGTTGCGCGATGGCCAGGCGAGCAAGCGCGAGTTAATGCGTAGAGAGGGCATCCATTGGGATACCCTGCAAAAGATTCAGAATTTTCCCGAGCCTCCCGGATACCGGCTCAGCACCCCCCGAGCCAAGCCCAAGCTTGGCCCCTACCTTGAGTTGATCGCCCGGATCATAAAAGAGGACAAAAAGGTTCCCAAGAAGCAAAGGCACACGGCCACGCGCATATATCACCGCATCAAGGAGGCGGGTTATCAGGGCAAGTACACCCAGGTAAAGGAGGCGGTGCGCGCAATCAAGCGCGTGAGCCAGGAGGTGTACATGCCCCTGGTCCATCGTCCCGGCGAGGCGCAGGTGGACTTTGGCTATGCCCTGGCCAAGGTTTCCGGGGAGCTTCGCAAGATAGCGCTTTTTATCATGGCCTTGCCGTACTCCGATGCCTTTTTCGTGGCGGCCTTCGACAAGGAGTGCAGCGAGAGCTACTGGGAAGGGCATGCCAGGGCGTTCGAGTTTTTCGGTGGGGTGCCCCACCGGATCAGTTACGACAATAGCAAGGTCCTGGTTTCCAAGATCATAGGGCCTCATGAGCGCAAGCTGACCGATGGTTTTCTCAAGCTGCAGAGCCATTACCTTTTTCGGGAGCATTTTTGTCGGGTGCGGCGTCCAAACGAGAAGGGCGTGGTGGAAGGGGTGGTCAAGTACGCCCGGCAGAATTTTTTGGTGCCAGTGCCCCAGGTGAAGGACCTGGCCGAGCTCAATGCCATGCTTTTAAGGCAGTGCCGCGACGACATGAAGCGCCGTTTGCGTGGCAAGGGCGGTAGCAAGGCCGAGGTTTTGCAGGAAGACCAGACAGCCTTTGTCCCCCTGCCTCCCTCCCGCTTCGATGCCTGCCGCAAACAGCCTACCCGGGCCAATTCATTGTCCCTGGTCCGCTTCGACGACAATGACTACTCGGTGCCGGTGGCTTGTGCCCACCATGAAATTGTGGCCAAGGGCTATGTGGATCGGGTGGTGCTCTGCCACCATGACGTGGTGGTGGCCCGCCACTCCCGATCCTGGGGCAAGGAAGGGGTGTTTTTCGACTACCGGCATTATCTGCCCTTGCTGGAGCGCAAGCCTGGCTCCCTGGACCACGCCCGCCCCCTGGCTGACCTAGATCTGTCTGAGTGCTTTGAGGTCTTGAGGCGGCGGCTGGTGGCCGGGGAAGACATGCCTGGCCAGGGCACCCGTAAATACATAAAGGTCCTACGTTTGCTGGAGGACCACTCCATGGCCAGACTGAAGCGGGCGGTGGAGCAGGCATTGTACGCGGGAGCCTATGCCCCGGAGGCCATTGTCCACCTGCTGGAGCCGCCATCATCAGGGCCCGCGGCCACCTTCCTGCTGGACGGTCGTGAGCACCTGGGCCGAGTGAGCGTGGCCGGGCCCGATATCACAGTCTATGACTCCCTCCTCGCGCAGGGAGGGGCGCTGTCATGA
- a CDS encoding RNA recognition motif domain-containing protein — MATNIYVGNLSYQSSEQDLRSLFEQYGEVFSAKVVDDRDTGRSRGFGFVEMETEAGQTAIAALNGRELDGRSLNVNEAKPREARPQKRW; from the coding sequence ATGGCAACCAATATTTACGTGGGCAATCTGTCCTACCAATCGAGTGAACAGGACCTGCGTAGCCTATTCGAGCAATACGGCGAGGTGTTCTCCGCGAAGGTCGTGGACGACCGCGACACCGGACGCTCCCGCGGCTTCGGCTTCGTGGAGATGGAAACCGAGGCGGGCCAGACCGCCATCGCCGCCCTCAACGGACGCGAGTTGGACGGGCGCTCCCTGAACGTGAACGAGGCCAAGCCCCGGGAAGCCCGCCCCCAGAAGCGCTGGTAG
- a CDS encoding B12-binding domain-containing radical SAM protein: MQVLFVADIKNFALGGFEPLGVEYLSACLKKAGHTPYICDLDLTDAVTTVKEHDIKLVAYSVVTGAHQRFAEFNRRLKRLVPLTSIFGGPHPTFVPSVLEDEPGLDLICVGEGESALVQLCDRLEQGRNLEGIPNLRRKKDGEIDAGPVEPGQRSLDDLPFPDRALLYEKFPHLARTPMKTVLAGRGCTFKCSYCFHRDFMTKHGLKNKVRMRRVDLLVEELAGLRDNYPVQFFRFVDASLGFSKKWLREFAPAYARGVGVPFSCALNPLQADDEVMNLLKQAGCHSVNWSVETGDEGIRRTILNRPVPDEKIFAMGRLLKKHGLVSWVQNMVGLPGGSLEADFKTLDMNIALKPAFSTVSFLTPYPGTPIRDMAQEMGLFDGDLSGLDQAYFHGTVLKVERRKELANLGRLFALTVEFPWLRPYVPGLIRLPLGPLYEVLRKGWKGWCMVNRVMPNRPTAGDFALTAWRLLSGAAG; encoded by the coding sequence GTGCAGGTTCTTTTCGTGGCGGACATCAAGAACTTCGCCCTAGGCGGCTTCGAGCCTTTGGGAGTGGAATACCTCTCGGCCTGTTTAAAAAAGGCTGGCCACACCCCATATATCTGCGACCTGGACCTCACCGACGCGGTAACCACGGTAAAAGAGCACGATATCAAGCTGGTGGCTTACAGTGTGGTCACCGGAGCCCATCAGCGCTTTGCCGAGTTCAACCGCCGCCTTAAGCGCCTGGTGCCGCTAACTAGCATCTTCGGCGGGCCACACCCTACCTTTGTACCCTCAGTGTTGGAAGACGAACCGGGTCTGGACCTTATTTGCGTGGGCGAGGGCGAGAGCGCCCTGGTACAGCTTTGCGACCGCTTGGAGCAGGGTCGTAACCTTGAGGGCATTCCCAACCTGCGCCGCAAGAAGGATGGTGAGATAGACGCCGGGCCGGTGGAGCCAGGCCAGCGCTCCCTAGACGACCTGCCCTTCCCGGACCGAGCTTTGCTCTACGAAAAATTCCCACATCTGGCCCGCACCCCCATGAAGACGGTGCTGGCCGGGCGGGGTTGCACCTTCAAGTGCTCTTACTGCTTTCACCGCGACTTTATGACCAAGCACGGGCTGAAGAACAAAGTGCGTATGCGCCGGGTGGATTTGCTAGTGGAGGAGTTGGCCGGACTCAGGGACAACTATCCGGTGCAGTTCTTCCGCTTCGTGGACGCCTCCCTAGGCTTCAGCAAGAAGTGGCTGCGAGAGTTCGCCCCGGCCTATGCCCGCGGAGTGGGGGTGCCCTTCAGTTGCGCCCTGAACCCCCTACAAGCCGATGATGAGGTGATGAACCTACTCAAGCAGGCGGGCTGCCACAGCGTGAACTGGTCGGTGGAGACTGGCGATGAAGGAATCCGGCGCACCATCCTCAACCGCCCGGTGCCTGATGAGAAGATCTTCGCCATGGGCCGCCTGCTCAAAAAACATGGCCTGGTGAGCTGGGTGCAAAACATGGTGGGCCTGCCCGGAGGCTCCCTGGAGGCAGACTTCAAGACCCTGGATATGAACATTGCCCTGAAGCCCGCATTTTCCACGGTATCGTTCCTGACCCCTTACCCCGGCACTCCCATCCGCGACATGGCCCAGGAGATGGGTCTGTTCGACGGCGACCTCAGCGGCCTGGACCAGGCCTATTTTCACGGCACGGTACTAAAGGTGGAGCGGCGCAAGGAACTGGCCAACCTTGGTAGGCTCTTCGCCCTTACCGTGGAGTTCCCCTGGCTGCGACCCTACGTACCCGGCCTGATCCGTCTGCCTCTGGGCCCCTTATATGAGGTGCTGCGCAAGGGATGGAAGGGCTGGTGCATGGTCAACCGGGTGATGCCCAACCGGCCTACGGCCGGGGACTTCGCCCTCACGGCCTGGCGTCTTTTATCTGGGGCCGCCGGGTAA